In Candidatus Paceibacterota bacterium, one genomic interval encodes:
- a CDS encoding glutaredoxin, with amino-acid sequence MDKLNVIAYLKPTCGWSQGVRAILRKYDLPFEDRDIINNPAQREEMVAKSGQPLSPCVEINGHMLADVSGLEVEAYLLAQGLVQPTDRQVEAPTNQPCADAMP; translated from the coding sequence ATGGATAAACTGAATGTCATAGCCTATCTGAAGCCGACCTGCGGTTGGAGCCAGGGCGTGCGCGCCATCCTTCGCAAGTACGATTTGCCCTTCGAGGACCGCGATATTATTAACAATCCCGCCCAGCGAGAGGAGATGGTCGCCAAGAGCGGCCAACCGCTCAGCCCGTGCGTTGAGATCAACGGTCACATGCTGGCCGACGTGAGCGGCCTGGAGGTTGAAGCCTACCTGCTGGCGCAGGGTCTGGTACAGCCCACCGATCGCCAGGTGGAAGCGCCTACGAACCAGCCGTGCGC